The following are encoded together in the Salvia hispanica cultivar TCC Black 2014 chromosome 6, UniMelb_Shisp_WGS_1.0, whole genome shotgun sequence genome:
- the LOC125194276 gene encoding uncharacterized protein LOC125194276 isoform X2, which translates to MDYNDNDYEGQNLDLAGEESSKISVLRPFALPKFDFDDSLHGHLRFDSLVENEVFLGIPSQEDNHWIEDFSRGGNGIEFSSSATESCALRRHINVWSEATSSESVEMLLKAVGQEEMVHGEKMIEESDPGDQLGSSTSVVENDSRDACKVDDVNDGIPSLPPAEVVEFSFSSNQSSGVEINQTECTLQVQETNLSSYAVGIDNKDSSLTVAENMSIAVKRADNNQGETCGLVDESLPHQMQEDLPVHGKEIDNSNSSSMNFDVNAREYVEQDKTSSANFNSSCTAKSTFNPVEEQDIGCNETETRLSGIFLEIEHIENQCSRETTSGAQSQKQEHGVDTCIASMLEVSKGHTIDDSASKDNVSGPETKQLSESCILLHERSSIVIPEEGIQDLGIGDNDAATPAFNGGNDLKQGTVIQSSERHKTLVGKEDVSAESNSSPEAPSTAYEPTILHDVLDNPSEKDNDHKTDDTVGESGKSIGSIVSRECSEKSVNDGMEDSQNIPAPPKEEEDSVNPPLQGESIWTSNKDIVSMQIDAHESAVNGSAHEEESEKLPLDSNEMVLDDVEKEVGSSCPAEAVEVQKPTGSKPDSPIGNDPALNSEVEGKNLTASPAEGDQFAYSRKHIPPLSDMEHKDQSRETESVALKQPSHSDPKEALDKNELFPAAEIDNDTIAASVTGEIKTSHQSVSLLEISSDNIPDEASKELNKLMDDPANALVAQNDGIEAAPSKEQMIAESERYITDNSSKLSVTSSTVEIDISNKDDVPAPGASCTDLSQIEVNEHASPQKINVENSSKLSNRSQTSGVNEPCKEDETFTFDTRPLESRPTEDAGRSMQSFPAVQACKMPTGEGLPEAAVCSQTNPIVVKETSHVGSSTPGVCPPSGGVGATSERKSRRGGSRSGKGSLKKGNLAKETSALKQTEKGEKSSPFMSPSAAGKLMVFESGVKPRGHVTIPTSSMPDLNTSAPSSSFFQQPFTDLQQVQLRAQIFVYGSLIQGAAPDEACMVSAFGMSDGGRSSWERSWRACVERFHGQKSQGNNTGTPVPSRSDVGAKSPDQNNKQGFPQSDVLSSTAARPSIKAIPSPVHSAIPLSSPLWNVSTPSGEALPPGSMSRSAVIDYQAVSPLNPYQTPPLRNYVAHSTWPAQAPPAPFPVPWLASSQSSPFEISTSYPAFQSTEPVKLTAVKESPLPITSGLKHGAPIPTTNTGATAVLVGASPLDLKKVKASSGQTSETKTRKRKKSSGSEDVVQVTATAPLSDAVSAHSVPSQISNKAPTVEDLSRVSFISQNQVGLLPRPVVGSYYSTSVAVSTPSSFAPKGPPSNQAFPVATPSVSSGHFSKGDINMDKRAFSTEGFSKVEEAKLQAQEAAAHAATAITHCDGVWSQLELQKSSGLTSDAESKLVSAAAAIAAAASVAKAAAAAAKIAADAAVQAKQMADEVLTKSGTSTSSEYNSSLYNSINLVNQSPTSISKGGDRNNTPSLMISAAREAARKRIEAASAATRHAENLDAILKAAELAAEAVAHAGKVVAMGDPFSLTALAEAGPSNYWKAPQVVGITGSKSNDLNNGKSISTNAAEVPGVNSQQKEPEKDVWGTSHNMSATERESSKDASDRVTLAANIKPHDDRTLLDSANTMFVVRDPDIESRSNISSTSMREGSVVEVLKDRGDSTKAWFSARILSLKDVQALVCYDTLQSDEGSEQLKEWIMIEAKDGHAPKIRVPHVMTSVHLEGTRKRRRSAVKNYTWSVGDQVDVWLQDCWREGIIAEKNKRDATSFSVHFPAQGETLPVKLWHLRPSLVWSEGEWTEWHKAERDDTQKGDTPAEKRPKLGSTSIEAKGKAKMVKNIDFAEVGGNEEPKLPLSANEKVFTIGSTKEENKLNMARTMKSGLEKEGSKVVFGVPKPGKKRKFMEVSKHYVSDRISKTNVPNDSAKLSKFLMPQGSGSRGFKGTSKEKQVADSKIRPPKSGKPPSVPSRTLARRDDSTSTRSNARTTSSDHISKESMSNDENESSEQNLAEVDEATQGAMVFSSQAPSEENRKKAVRNTKSERLNQGKLAPASRKLAKDEATEKLISEASEPRRSNRRIQPTSRLLEGLQSSLIISKIPSSSHDKGYRSHTKGTVRGNNNRG; encoded by the exons ATGGACTATAATGACAATGACTATGAAGGCCAGAATCTTGACTTAGCTGGTGAAGAGAGCTCTAAAATTTCTGTTTTGAGACCCTTTGCTCTACCaaagtttgattttgatgacaGTCTTCACGGGCATTTGAGATTTGACAGTTTAGTTGAAAACGAAGTTTTTCTTGGTATTCCAAGTCAGGAAGACAACCATTGGATAGAAGATTTCTCTCGGGGAGGTAATGGAATAGAGTTCAGCTCCAGTGCAACAGAATCTTGTGCTTTGCGGAGGCATATCAATGTCTGGTCTGAGGCAACATCATCTGAATCTGTTGAAATGTTGTTAAAGGCAGTTGGACAGGAAGAAATGGTACATGGTGAAAAGATGATTGAGGAATCAGATCCAGGTGATCAGCTGGGTAGCTCAACAAGTGTAGTAGAGAACGATTCGAGGGATGCTTGTAAAGTTGATGATGTCAATGATGGGATTCCTTCATTACCCCCAGCTGAAGttgttgaattttcttttagttCAAATCAATCTTCAGGAGTTGAAATCAATCAGACTGAATGTACTTTACAGGTCCAGGAGACAAATCTTTCCTCTTATGCAGTAGGTATTGATAACAAAGATAGTAGTTTAACTGTGGCAGAAAACATGAGCATTGCAGTGAAGAGGGCTGACAATAATCAAGGGGAAACTTGTGGTTTGGTGGATGAGTCTCTGCCCCATCAAATGCAAGAAGACCTACCAGTTCACGGAAAAGAGATTGACAATTCTAATAGCTCTTCTATGAATTTTGATGTTAATGCTAGGGAATATGTGGAACAGGATAAGACTAGCAGTGCCAATTTTAATTCAAGTTGTACAGCAAAAAGTACTTTTAATCCCGTCGAGGAGCAAGACATAGGATGCAATGAAACTGAAACAAGATTGAGTGGTATTTTTCTGGAAATCGAGCATATTGAGAATCAGTGTTCTCGTGAAACCACTTCAGGTGCACAGTCCCAGAAACAAGAGCATGGAGTTGATACTTGCATTGCTAGTATGTTGGAAGTATCCAAAGGGCATACAATAGACGACTCAGCATCCAAAGATAATGTCTCAGGCCCAGAGACTAAGCAGCTGTCTGAAAGTTGTATCTTGTTACATGAGAGGTCATCTATAGTGATTCCGGAAGAAGGAATTCAGGATCTTGGTATAGGAGACAATGATGCTGCCACCCCGGCATTTAATGGCGGTAATGATCTGAAGCAGGGTACTGTTATTCAATCATCAGAAAGACACAAAACTCTTGTTGGAAAGGAAGATGTCTCTGCTGAAAGTAACAGCTCTCCTGAGGCTCCATCTACTGCATATGAGCCCACTATATTACATGACGTACTAGATAATCCTTCTGAGAAAGACAATGACCACAAAACTGATGATACAGTAGGTGAATCTGGTAAATCAATAGGTTCAATAGTTTCTAGAGAATGTTCTGAGAAATCAGTCAATGATGGTATGGAAGATTCTCAAAACATTCCTGCACCACCAAAAGAGGAAGAGGATAGTGTGAACCCTCCATTACAGGGTGAGAGCATATGGACATCCAATAAAGATATTGTCTCTATGCAGATTGATGCTCATGAAAGTGCTGTAAATGGTTCTGCCCATGAGGAAGAAAGTGAAAAGTTGCCTCTTGATTCAAATGAAATGGTCCTTGATGATGTTGAAAAAGAAGTTGGATCCAGTTGTCCTGCAGAGGCAGTTGAAGTCCAGAAACCTACTGGATCAAAACCTGATAGTCCTATTGGGAATGATCCAG CATTGAATTCTGAAGTTGAAGGTAAAAACTTGACAGCATCACCTGCTGAAGGAGATCAGTTTGCTTACTCTCGCAAGCATATCCCACCACTATCTGATATGGAGCACAAGGATCAAAGTAGAGAAACCGAGTCTGTAGCTCTTAAACAACCAAGTCATTCAGATCCAAAGGAGGCACTAGATAAGAATGAGCTTTTCCCTGCTGCTGAAATTGATAACGATACAATTGCTGCTTCTGTAACAGGAGAAATAAAGACAAGCCATCAATCTGTTTCCCTCTTAGAGATTTCCAGTGACAACATTCCTGATGAAGCCTCCAAGGAGttaaataaactaatggatGATCCTGCCAATGCTTTAGTAGCTCAAAATGATGGAATTGAAGCCGCACCTTCTAAAGAACAAATGATAGCAGAATCAGAAAGATACATCACAGATAATTCTTCAAAATTGTCAG TAACCAGCAGTACTGTAGAAATTGATATATCTAACAAGGATGATGTCCCTGCTCCCGGTGCTAGCTGTACTGACCTTTCACAAATTGAAGTAAACGAGCATGCTTCTCCTCAGAAGATCAATGTTGAAAATTCTAGCAAATTGTCAAATAGATCTCAGACTTCAGGAGTTAACGAGCCGTGCAAAGAAGATGAGACCTTTACTTTCGACACCAGGCCTTTGGAAAGTCGACCTACTGAAGATGCTGGCAGGAGTATGCAATCATTTCCGGCAGTACAAGCTTGTAAAATGCCG ACTGGCGAAGGATTGCCTGAAGCTGCTGTTTGCAGCCAAACGAATCCAATCGTTGTGAAGGAAACTTCTCATGTTGGGTCTTCAACACCTGGTGTTTGCCCTCCATCTGGAGGTGTTGGAGCTACCTCTGAGCGTAAATCAAGACGTGGAGGCAGTAGATCTGGAAAGGGAAGTTTAAAAAAGGGAAATCTAGCAAAAGAAACATCTGCTCTGAAGCAGACTGAAAAAGGGGAGAAATCATCTCCGTTTATGAGTCCATCAGCAGCTGGTAAACTCATGGTGTTTGAAAGTGGTGTGAAGCCGAGAGGGCATGTTACAATTCCTACATCAAGCATGCCTGATCTTAACACCTCTGCTCCATCATCTTCGTTCTTTCAGCAGCCTTTTACAGATTTGCAACAAGTGCAACTTCGAGCACAAATCTTTGTTTACGGATCTCTTAT TCAAGGAGCAGCACCTGATGAAGCTTGTATGGTTTCAGCCTTTGGTATGTCTG ATGGAGGTAGGAGCTCTTGGGAGCGGTCTTGGCGTGCGTGTGTAGAAAGATTTCATGGTCAAAAATCCCAAGGAAATAATACTGGAACCCCTGTACCCTCGCGTTCTG ATGTAGGTGCTAAATCTCCagatcaaaataataaacaagGTTTCCCTCAAAGTGATGTTCTTTCCTCAACAGCTGCTCGGCCAAGTATCAAAGCTATCCCTTCTCCAGTTCACTCAGCGATTCCTCTCTCGTCTCCCTTGTGGAATGTATCTACTCCATCCGGGGAAGCTCTGCCTCCAGGTAGCATGTCTAGAAGTGCTGTGATTGATTATCAGGCTGTTTCTCCTTTGAATCCTTACCAGACACCACCTTTGCGGAATTATGTTGCGCATTCTACTTGGCCAGCGCAAGCCCCTCCTGCTCCCTTCCCTGTGCCGTGGCTTGCTTCTTCACAAAGTTCTCCTTTTGAAATCAGTACTAGCTATCCTGCATTCCAAAGTACGGAACCAGTAAAACTGACAGCAGTTAAAGAATCACCTTTGCCTATTACCTCTGGCCTGAAGCATGGTGCCCCTATTCCTACAACTAATACTGGAGCAACCGCTGTGTTAGTTGGGGCTTCTCCACTTGACTTGAAAAAGGTTAAAGCATCATCTGGACAGACTTCTGAGACGAAAACTAGAAAGAGGAAGAAGTCTTCTGGTTCCGAGGATGTTGTACAGGTTACTGCCACTGCTCCTCTATCAGATGCTGTCTCTGCTCATTCAGTACCTAGCCAAATATCTAACAAGGCTCCTACAGTCGAAGATCTTAGTCGGGTATCTTTTATATCTCAGAATCAAGTAGGATTATTGCCGAGACCTGTTGTTGGGAGTTATTATTCTACATCTGTGGCCGTCTCAACACCTTCAAGCTTTGCGCCTAAAGGCCCTCCCTCCAACCAGGCTTTTCCTGTGGCAACACCTTCAGTTTCAAGTGGTCATTTCAGTAAAGGCGATATAAATATGGATAAGAGGGCTTTCAGTACTGAGGGTTTTAGCAAAGTTGAGGAGGCTAAGTTGCAAGCGCAGGAGGCTGCTGCTCATGCTGCTACTGCCATAACTCATTGTGATGGTGTTTGGAGCCAGTTGGAACTGCAAAAAAGTTCCGGCTTGACATCAGATGCTGAGTCTAAATTGGTgtctgctgctgctgctatAGCAGCTGCTGCGTCTGTTGCAAAGGCAGCAGCTGCAGCTGCTAAGATTGCAGCAGATGCTGCAGTGCAAGCAAAGCAAATGGCTGATGAAGTATTGACCAAGTCTGGAACGTCCACTTCCTCTGAGTATAATTCTTCACTATataattccataaatttggtaaatcaATCACCTACATCTATTTCAAAGGGTGGGGATCGAAATAATACTCCCAGTTTAATGATATCTGCTGCTAGAGAAGCTGCTAGGAAGAGAATTGAGGCTGCTTCAGCTGCAACCAGGCATGCAGAGAATCTTGATGCCATTCTCAAGGCAGCTGAATTGGCTGCAGAAGCTGTTGCACATGCTGGAAAAGTTGTTGCCATGGGTGATCCTTTCTCTTTGACTGCTCTAGCAGAGGCAGGGCCAAGCAATTATTGGAAAGCCCCACAGGTGGTTGGTATCACTGGTTCTAAATCAAATGACTTGAATAATGGTAAATCTATTAGTACAAATGCTGCGGAAGTGCCCGGTGTTAATAGTCAACAGAAAGAACCTGAGAAGGATGTGTGGGGAACAAGTCATAATATGTCTGCTACTGAAAGAGAGTCATCAAAAGACGCTAGTGATCGTGTCACACTGGCTGCAAATATTAAACCCCACGATGACAGAACATTATTAGACTCAGCAAATACTATGTTTGTTGTTCGCGATCCAGATATCGAGTCAAGATCAAACATTTCATCCACAAGCATGAGAGAGGGTTCTGTTGTTGAG GTTCTTAAAGATCGTGGTGATTCAACGAAGGCCTGGTTCTCCGCCCGTATACTGAGTTTGAAGGATGTTCAAGCGCTTGTTTGTTATGATACACTACAATCAGATGAAG gaTCTGAGCAACTCAAGGAGTGGATAATGATAGAAGCTAAAGATGGTCATGCTCCTAAAATACGTGTTCCTCATGTTATGACTAGTGTGCATCTTGAAGGAACAAGGAAGAGGCGCCGTTCTGCTGTAAAAAACTACACCTGGTCTGTTGGAGACCAAGTTGACGTTTGGTTGCAAGATTG CTGGCGTGAAGGCATTATCGCAGAAAAGAACAAGAGAGATGCGACTTCATTCAGTGTCCATTTTCCAG CTCAAGGAGAGACATTACCGGTCAAATTGTGGCATCTTCGACCATCTTTAGTTTGGAGTGAAGGCGAATGGACTGAATGGCACAAAGCAGAGCGTGATGACACTCAAAAG GGAGATACACCAGCTGAGAAGCGACCAAAGCTGGGAAGCACCAGTATTGAGGCGAAAGGGAAAGCTAAGATGGTTAAAAACATTGATTTTGCAGAAGTTGGGGGAAATGAAGAACCGAAATTGCCGTTGTCTGCTAATGAAAAGGTTTTTACTATTGGTAGTACAAAGGAGGAGAACAAATTGAACATGGCTCGGACAATGAAGTCTGGTTTGGAGAAAGAAGGATCCAAAGTTGTATTTGGTGTCCCTAAGCCTgggaagaagagaaaattCATGGAAGTAAGCAAGCATTATGTTTCTGATAGAATCTCCAAGACTAATGTGCCTAATGATTCGGCGAAGTTATCCAAGTTTCTGATGCCTCAAGGATCAGGGTCTCGGGGATTCAAAGGTACTTCCAAGGAAAAACAAGTAGCTGATTCTAAAATAAGACCACCTAAGTCTGGGAAACCACCAAGTGTGCCAAGTAGAACTTTAGCACGAAGAGATGACTCTACCTCTACACGATCTAATGCACGTACTACATCATCAGATCATATATCAAAAGAGTCTATGAGTAATGATGAGAATGAATCATCTGAACAAAACCTTGCTGAAGTTGATGAGGCCACACAAGGTGCTATGGTATTCTCTTCTCAAGCTCCTTCTGAAGAAAACCGTAAGAAAGCAGTGAGGAATACTAAATCTGAACGTCTCAACCAAGGGAAACTTGCTCCTGCTAGCAGGAAATTAGCAAAAGATGAAGCAACTGAAAAGTTAATATCGGAAGCCTCTGAACCCCGCCGATCAAATCGCCGAATTCAGCCAACATCACGG CTGTTGGAAGGCTTGCAAAGTTCGCTGATAATCTCAAAAATACCATCGTCTTCACATGACAAGGGGTATAGGAGTCACACCAAAGGCACAGTCAGGG GGAATAACAATCGTGGCTGA